A single genomic interval of Heteronotia binoei isolate CCM8104 ecotype False Entrance Well chromosome 11, APGP_CSIRO_Hbin_v1, whole genome shotgun sequence harbors:
- the RPLP0 gene encoding large ribosomal subunit protein uL10, with protein MPREDRATWKSNYFLKIIQLLDDYPKCFIVGADNVGSKQMQQIRMSLRGKAVVLMGKNTMMRKAIRGHLENNPALEKLLPHIRGNVGFVFTKEDLTEIRDMLLANKVPAAARAGAIAPCDVTVPAQNTGLGPEKTSFFQALGITTKISRGTIEILSDVQLIKTGDKVGASEATLLNMLNISPFSFGLVIQQVFDNGSIYNPEVLDITEEALHKRFLEGVRNVASVCLQIGYPTVASVPHSIINGYKRVLAVAVETDYSFPLAEKVKAFLADPSAFVAAAPVAAETAAPAAAAPAKEEVKEESEESDEDMGFGLFD; from the exons ATGCCCAGGGAAGACCGAGCCACGTGGAAGTCCAACTACTTCCTTAAGATTATC CAACTCTTGGATGATTATCCAAAATGTTTCATCGTGGGAGCAGACAATGTTGGTTCCAAACAAATGCAACAAATCCGTATGTCTTTGCGTGGGAAGGCTGTCGTCCTGATGGGGAAGAACACCATGATGCGCAAGGCTATCCGAGGACACCTGGAAAACAATCCTGCTCTGGAGAA GCTTCTTCCTCATATTCGTGGCAACGTGGGGTTTGTGTTCACAAAGGAGGATCTGACGGAAATCCGGGACATGTTGTTGGCCAATAAG gtgCCAGCTGCTGCTCGTGCTGGTGCTATTGCGCCTTGTGATGTTACTGTGCCAGCCCAGAACACAGGGCTGGGTCCTGAGAAGACCTCCTTCTTCCAAGCTTTGGGCATCACCACCAAGATCTCCAGGGGCACCATTGAAATCCTG AGTGATGTGCAGCTGATCAAGACTGGAGACAAAGTGGGTGCCAGTGAAGCCACACTGCTGAACATGTTGAACATCTCACCCTTCTCCTTTGGGCTCGTCATCCAGCAGGTGTTTGACAATGGCAGCATTTACAACCCTGAAGTTTTGGACATCACTGAGGAGGCCTTACACAAGCGTTTCCTGGAA GGTGTCCGTAATGTTGCCAGTGTCTGCCTGCAAATTGGCTACCCAACTGTTGCTTCTGTGCCCCACTCCATCATCAATGGGTACAAACGAGTCTTGGCTGTGGCTGTGGAAACTGATTACTCTTTCCCATTGGCTGAAAAG GTGAAGGCCTTCCTGGCTGATCCTTCAGCTTTTGTGGCGGCTGCCCCAGTGGCAGCTGAGACTGCTGCTCCCGCTGCAGCAGCCCCAGCCAAGGAAGAAGTGAAAGAAGAATCTGAAGAGTCTGATGAAGACATGGGATTTGGTCTATTTGACTAA